The proteins below are encoded in one region of Pontibacter deserti:
- the gloA2 gene encoding SMU1112c/YaeR family gloxylase I-like metalloprotein, whose product MIGLKKVHHIAVICSDYERSKAFYTSILGLTIIREVYRQQRQSYKLDLALNGQYILELFSFPNPPARPSRPEATGLRHLAFEVDDLEETVKTIQEKGVSAEPIRTDEFTGKRFTFISDPDELPIEFYES is encoded by the coding sequence ATGATTGGTCTAAAGAAGGTGCACCACATTGCTGTTATTTGCTCAGATTACGAAAGATCAAAAGCATTTTATACTAGCATTCTAGGGCTTACCATCATCAGGGAAGTATACAGGCAGCAAAGGCAGTCTTATAAACTCGATCTAGCATTAAACGGCCAGTACATCCTGGAGCTTTTCTCCTTTCCGAATCCACCTGCACGGCCATCCCGCCCCGAAGCCACTGGGCTCCGGCACCTGGCTTTTGAAGTTGATGACCTGGAGGAAACAGTAAAAACAATTCAGGAAAAAGGAGTATCTGCAGAACCGATCCGAACGGATGAATTTACCGGAAAACGTTTCACATTTATCAGCGACCCGGATGAATTACCCATCGAATTCTATGAAAGTTAG
- a CDS encoding alpha/beta fold hydrolase, with amino-acid sequence MKNHLLSHFLFLLLLTCSTLQAQTKSFYFTTSDSVQLYVRVAGQGKPCLFIHGGPGSWTKYYYALGGNITEQDMTMIYVDQRGSGRSGGNASTDYSLARVVKDFEEIRAHLGYDKWIVMPHSFGGTIATEYAYTYPTRVLATIYVNTTLNLDYAKSNGITQAARILNVPESEFLKPGVSKTQAFGAVWGKLNEQNLAYKMMYRDKEMFDKMAAVMDTTLNGHFGSNVWNYTEYEQDFTMKSASIKSPVLVFTGLYDYSIGPDHYKSFQFQKATYKVMKTGHCPYQEQPDTFRKHIRKFIAKLD; translated from the coding sequence ATGAAAAATCACCTTCTGTCACACTTTTTATTCTTATTGCTGCTTACCTGTAGCACCCTTCAGGCACAAACCAAAAGCTTTTACTTTACTACTTCCGATTCTGTGCAGCTATATGTGCGGGTTGCAGGTCAGGGCAAACCCTGCCTGTTTATACACGGCGGTCCAGGTTCCTGGACAAAATATTACTATGCCTTGGGTGGTAATATTACAGAGCAGGATATGACCATGATCTACGTGGACCAGCGTGGTAGTGGCCGCTCAGGAGGTAATGCCAGTACGGATTACTCGCTGGCGCGGGTCGTAAAAGATTTTGAAGAAATAAGAGCTCACCTTGGCTACGATAAATGGATCGTGATGCCGCACTCTTTCGGAGGAACCATTGCGACGGAATATGCTTATACTTATCCCACCCGTGTATTAGCTACCATTTATGTAAACACTACTCTTAACTTGGATTATGCAAAGTCGAATGGTATAACACAGGCAGCACGCATACTAAATGTGCCGGAGTCTGAATTCCTGAAGCCGGGCGTGAGCAAAACACAGGCATTCGGTGCTGTGTGGGGTAAGCTAAACGAACAGAACCTGGCCTATAAAATGATGTACCGGGACAAGGAGATGTTTGATAAAATGGCGGCCGTAATGGATACCACCTTGAACGGGCACTTCGGGAGCAATGTATGGAACTACACGGAATATGAGCAGGACTTTACAATGAAGTCAGCAAGTATAAAATCACCTGTTCTGGTATTCACTGGGCTCTACGACTATTCTATCGGCCCTGACCACTACAAATCATTTCAGTTCCAGAAAGCGACCTATAAAGTGATGAAAACAGGCCATTGCCCTTACCAGGAACAACCGGATACATTCCGGAAGCATATCCGTAAGTTTATAGCTAAGTTGGATTAA